CCACCGAGCCAACATACACCAGGCCGGCCACGGAGAGACCCAGAATGTTCAACAACGACGGAATACTCGGCTCATTCATTGATTTACTACTATTTAAATGACATAGTTGCGACTGCTATTTCTTTCACGTAGTTAAGTAATGTAATTGTTGTAGAGCCGAAACGCTCATGGGTGACCTTTCATTGTTGTTATGTAGTTAGTCTAGCAGAAATACCAACATTTAACCTTTCACATTATACGTCATTTGCTTGATGCTGACACGAGCAGGAACAAAGCGTGTCGGACCTATATGACGATCATTTTAATCTTGATTAAGGTGTAAACGAACTACGAAGTATATTACCTACTCGCTGTAGCCGAGCTCGCCGTGGGTTTCAGCTAATCCAGCGTCTCGGATATCATCCCACACGTCTCTAATGGGGAGCGCGCGACATACATTATTTCAATGGAGAGCTAGCAATGGTGTTTGTGAATTTTTATGTTCATTTACCTCATTTTAAATGTATGTGTGAATGTGATGTCACCGCGAGTGGTGGCTGACGAGTGTAAACGCTTTTGAGCGGCTCAAAAGTTCGCATGTGTTTTACACCGAGTGTCAGTGCTATTGTGTGCATTGTGTTTCGTCAATGCgaagttaattaaataattaaaataaatacaatgttgTGGTTACGCGTGCTTGTTATTTTCACCTTGGCTCTcgaaggtaatttttttatatgcacCTATCTATGGTTAAAATCATTACTATCatcacaaatgattttttttacaaaatgtctgATCGAATATAGACCTAATTGattgagcaaaaacaattaatttgtaACGACAGTTTTTCTAAAACACCTGATCTTTTCAGTTTAACCATAATATCCGATTAATTAGCTATTTAGATACATATAACATATAGCTTATTGTTAAAACTGTTCCACAATTTCGAAGTACAGGTAATACAAGTCCGATAATTTTATTAGTTGAATCACAATGTATTCACAACATTCACAAATGTATGAGGAAAAAGTATTGAACCTAATCAGTAATCACTAAACATGAGAATCTCTCTTGCCGCCATTATTTGCGACGCATTATCCCAACAATTACCCGTTACAGCGTTCCATACGGAATACAATCCGTATCTGGAATCATTGAGAAGTAGACCTTGGAAGAGTTTCCAAAGGTATGTCCAAGTGCGTCCAGGAGCATTCCTGTTTTACTGGCTGTACTACGCAGATGGAACAATCGTCGGGGCTTATCGGAAGCCCCTTATAATATGGGTGCAAGGCGGGCCGGGCCTGGCTGCCACCGGTATTGGCAATTTCGCGGAGTTTGGTCCGTTAGATATGGAAATGCAGCCACGGAATCATACCTGGGTAAGAATCGCGCAGAAAAATCACTACCTCGCTTTTATTCTGTatcgatagatagatagataccaTACCAATTGTAACCTAAGGCTCTTGTTGGCTTGCTTGCTTACTGGCCtatgataaataaatcaaaaacattTAAGCCGGAGCGTAACCCCACTGGTTACTTTAAATGGATATTGCATTtgcatatatatgttttttCTCGTTTCTCAAATATAAGGCAGGTTGTAGCCTCATTAAATTTGCTCGTAATCTATccaaatacatatacctaataacGCGATGTATTGATATGAAGGTTACCTATTATTTGGTGCTAACAAACAAAATGAGAAAATATTACGCGAAATGAAGACTCATCTCGAGGCTCGGAAGATTTCGTTGATGGGCAACTAAAGGTACCATTAAAGGCAATAAAACGAACAATGTTTCAGGTTAACGGGAAAAATGTGTTGTTAATAGACCATCCCGTGGGAACGGGGTTCAGCTACGCCGCCAATGACTCGTTGCTTGTGAAGACTGATCGAGAAATGGGTACAAATTATATCTAATTTCTCTTATACATAAGTTAATGAACGTAAAATTCCTGGGTAGTTGAACGTCGTGGGATTTGGAGGTAAACTCAAAGATAGGTTTGCGTAAAACTACATCCATAAATTGCGTGCGAAAACAACGTTCATAcctaacataaaaaaacagtaggtaCCAATGTGTTTACGTTAAAGAGTAAAGTTTTGTAATTTTGACTACAATGTGCTTCCGCTTCTCTGACGCGAAACCTAATGTGCGAGAGTGGGGAGACAAAATGATAAGTTGCTAGGATTTGAACTATCCATTTTGGTATTATAGAGCAAGCGTGGCTTAatcagtaggtacagtcagcataaaAAGTAGCGGATTAGACTAAATACGCGTCAAAATAACCATTCTTTAGTAACATAACAAAAAGAGATCTTTATATGGAGAACAATTAGACTCTTATACAGgctggaaaaaaataatgggccctgtaggaaaagtgccttaaaaccttaagttagctcattttacttaaaggaaacatacgtttatttttcaaaagaaacaaaactgcattcagatttttcttttttttttcaataacgcatgtctaaaaatattcttaagtactaaatattccattttatggatattttgtacgacagacgagtgtaagacctaatgtttcttggagaaatgttatcaattcacgagtgtttattttttgatttttttagtctgttcgattcccgggcgaaacaagcgaattaaaaaattctttgaatacaattttgtttctttttataatgttttatagtaataataagcccgcagggcagcttgtggcgagctgttggggagtaacgaccccacggacccgagtgctcccgagagtcggtcagggtctccgtctccggcgtgtcttcgtcggtcggagtggaccccaaggggacccgcaggactctcagctctggcttgccttcattggctgtccagagaggagtcgctagagctacatgctccaggggtggaagtgaaagatgcataagacgcgagttggcacagtggctgttaacagccactgggtagaaagcggcgcacacctctcgacacccctgagccgctcacaccggtgttgctcctggtcgtctttacgacggcagttttatgggcccatctagtcagcggcaagtcaccacctgcctcgataacttgtgaaaacattgttatggcaggtgtccggacgtctttacaatagcccagtctcattgtccacccaaacttcaatccatagaccggtatactgttcactttttctacaatagtcccaatgcctgctgcgaccggttcatgggtgtctattgttgcgcctgtgaacgggttccagcaggcgttctacatgacactaaagctctccaaggggcctctacgtgttggatctatatcccgtatatataggcccgtgatatccaaggagatacaaataataataataaacccgcgggggcagcttgtggcgagctgacggtgagtggcgacaccgcggacccctattccGGAGGGCCCTgtcatctggccctcgcctctgtgcttgccttgactggccggccagagtggagtcgcaagagcgggacctatgctccaggttggaagtgtaaaatgtcataacgacggcggcctgctgaacggatcaccgggatctggctaccgcagactcacctctcgacaacttcacagccgctctgaagtgttgccctattgtcgcactgtgcgtgcggccgttgtagggcccactaaatgagttggcgagtcactacctgtcttacacaattttgagactgattgtcacggcaggtgtccgctagtctccccccatagcccattatccagtccatgaccttagttcccatcgcagcacaaaagtgctgcactgcaatagtctttgcacctggcggggaccatctccggatgtatcacaTTGTGCTTTCGGGGATGGTATACGTCTATCCCTAGCTTTTAGATCAAAgtgtcttaaagggcctctgcgcttcggccccacgtacgcctcccaaaggtccgggaccccatggtcccgtgatatggaaaagacatacaaataataataataaatggttaatgttttaaggcactttctctCCAGGGCCCAAAAccttttttccacactgtaagTATATACTTTGGATtgcgaactgtagagatatatctctatttggaaagGTATTCCAGGACATTGAGGTAATATATGTACACTAGAGGCGGCCTCTCGAAGAAAAAGTTTCCGCacctcaatgaagtgcatgcacttcattgcgTTTAGTACGTCACCGACATTCTTTagcttagtgacagacgtccaacgcaaaaaatggcggatacctcgcggacacaatttgttctTGACAGCTTGTCTATACATATAAGTCAGTgttccagggtggcagatacttatGGCGCGTTGTTTTTTCCGCTCCtactgatgctgactgtacgctAAGTACTTAGTTACAGCTGTAataatatatacacggtggctaaaaaataagtgcattcccattgccagggaggttttgggattatactgagcaactctagttatgggaccaaccccgaaatcgccaaaaagtttggctgtttcatacattttggctggtccattttctatgggtcaattttttttcgcgatttcgtggttggtcccatagtaaaagttgctcaatataatcccaaaacctccctggcaacgggaatgcatttattttttagccatcccgTACATACAGCTAGTTTAGTGAAGAGAACTAAAGGTACACTACCTACCCTACAATGCTTTATCTATTTTCTATTGCtgcatattatatgtataatcagACTTCGCCTAATTATTGTTTTCAGCAATGGACTTATCAAAAGTAATAAAGGCGTTTTTCAAGAATCATAAAGCATTCCGCAAAACTCCAACATATTTGTTTGGACAGAGTTACGGTGGCAAGTTAAGTCCAAGATTGGGATATTATCTTCACACGGTacgaattatttttgttttctgaGTAGGTATACGACAGCAGTAGAAGCCATCATTGAGGATTACTAAAAGTACCTTCAAATAGCCGTAGTGTGAGACATCCAAAGGCTAAATGAAATGGGAGaactataaatatgtattataaaccctgtaaatataggtacctgTAGTGTCACAACGTTGGTTATCGGTTTTAGCAGATAACTTAATTCCTATTATGAGAGAGAATAGGGATTATATAAGGGCGGACATTTGGACCATCATTATTCAGTAATCGCACAAAGAGATATGATGACAAATAATTAAAGGAAATCTTTTATGGGAAACTACCTCTCAAGATccatacaatataataatttgaataattcCAGGCAATAGAAAAGAAACGGCTCAAAATGAACTTCAAAGGCATAGGTATCGGAAGCGGATGGGTGTCTCCAAGGGAAAGTACCTTGGTCCAGCCGGATTTCTTGTACCTTATGGTAAGTAATTACTTCAGCAAGTCTGTAAAATATCGCgtataaacttataattaatcaTTCGCATTTGAatcttatgtacctacctattttttacagtttttttcgTTTACAGGGTGTCATCGACCAGACCACGTATTTACGCGCCAAGGAGATTGTGAAGGACATGAGTATGTTTATAGACAAAAGTGAATATATGAAAGCGTTGAGACTAGATTCGATATTATTCGTAATGTTTCACAGAGAAGGAGCAATGGAcataaatatgaataatatcAATCAAGTCAGTCCATACCCTGCCTTAGATAAGTTGGCAGTGAAAGTGAATAAATATGTGAAGCCAATGCTGTCCCGCGTGGTGAATCAAAGTTTGCAGTGGAACTACCACTCGGAAAAAGTTTTTACAACGCTTTATAAGAACTTTTTTGTGCCGTCTACTAAATTCTGTAAGAAAAATTTTGAGGAAATATTTCAGTTACCTACTCGCGTGATTTACCCaaaattataatagttttttttttcagtagaaATGCTGTTAAATAACACGAAGCTAAAGATAGCCGTTTACAATGGAAACTTAGACGTAGTGACACCGTTAGCTGGTATGTTTAAatacctgggggcctagccaagatgatattcgttgatagaaaacgccaatcgaaacttatatagtgtatggaaatagtcacgtgacttttcgtagcatttgtcttcccgatacatttttacttGGCTTacgtcatcttggctaggctcccTGAGGGCCTGAGAGAACGAAACGGTATCtctatttgtttattttccaTATTAGCGCGACAGACATGAGCTTATTAGTTCGCTATGGCGTAATctattggcatcttggctaggcaccctggacTGTTGCTgagaaacacatttttttttatcaaaataaatcaaCGTTTATGAAACGATGCTTTTGAAATGGAAGCCCGAtgttaaaattccaaaaattgTTAGGGCCTTTTGCGCGAAGAGAAGAAGTGAGGCCATAAAACTATTGTCTAATGcagcggtcggcaaccttttagcagccaagggccacatagtagtttACGAAGTTCAAGCGGGCCGCACTTCGGGCCGCAGTTTGTTAATATTTTGTGACTTTATCAgatattgtcgtttgtcaatattacatacaaaatagccagggaggctTGCGGGtcgcaagtgagaggttcgcgggcAGGCTGTTGCCGACCGCTGATCTAATGTATTTGCAGGTGCATCGAACTGGGTTCACAAGTTAGAGTGGCCCGGCGCCCAAGAGCTGAAGGAAGCGAAGAGACAGCCGATCCGAGGGTTCAGGAACGGGTTCTATAAACAATACCGACAGTTGAGCTTCTGGTCTGTCTTCGGAGCTGGCCATTGGGTAAAACATTGTCTACATTTTGTTACTCTATATGTTAACATAGGACTGCCATTGTtaaaatagtacctatattactGCAGAGGCTTATAATAAGTTTCTTTGTTCAAGATTCCCGAGGACAACCCAATGGCGATGGATCACATATTGGAACACATGCTGGACGTATCTAATTAGATAGAAAATGGTTAATGGTAAAATAGGCTTAGTCTGGACCTGGACCCCACAAATggttttaatatatgtatatttttatcacTAACGTGTCTGCATTTACAATACGCCGCGCGCCTCCTTAAAATGTAAAGTAGAGAAGTTAGGGAATACTATATACTACAACCGTAGGTAAAGTCCCAACTCGAGATAATTGGAGTGTATAGACATTTATAacttatataaaaatcaaaCATATTTGGATGATTCAATAATTTTGTAATTCCATCTTATAATGTCAATCTGTTTATCAATATAATAtagatatttacaatattaaacaACAATAATGTTTGACAAACATGGTTTTATACAAGCACcacaatcataatatttatactTAAGAGTGGAATTTGTTCTAGttcattttttattaatttacattaaattcaTTGTCTAAAATCATAACATCATtgtattaaaatacaataaaataaatgcacaaGGCCTAGGCAATTCAACAAGCTTGCTGAAAACAGCGCATTGGTACTAGAAAAAATAATGATAGATCCAATCCGCGTGAGTGCAACATTTGGAGAGAATGTAGAATACTATGATTGTTTACTATCAAGCGTGCACTGTAGTTGTTTGCGACCATCGTGGTACACGAGCACTCGACACACGTAAGGGCATGGTAAGCCAGGTAAGCCTCATATACTGACAACTAGCGTAATGCGAAAACAATTTACAATTCGGGACAAATTAGAAACTAAAATTACGATAGTTCgtctatttgttattatttaaaaatatgcctttataTATTCATactgaaattataattatttatattcacCCCTAGGATTCTTTTCTATTGGATGTTTCTGTGCTACAGTAagattcacgaaagctggcgcggattttctatgaaaatgtagatttttcatagaaaatccgCGCCAGCTTTCGTAAATCTTTCTAATGCCCAGCATTAATGAATTTACCTATAGTAAAAGACTTATGCTCTCATATTCAAACTTCCTTTAATAACTACTTGGTCTAGCCATAAGTTCTGTTACAATTTAAACTGTACAGAACAACcatgaaataaaaaaccggacaagtgcgagtcggactcgcgcacgaagggttccgtaccataacgcaaaaaacggcaaaaaaatcacgtttgttgtatgagagccccacttaaatatttatattattctgtttttatatttgttgttatagcggcaacagcaatacatcatctgtgaaaattttaactgtctagctatcactgttcatgagatacagacacacagacagacatacacacggacagaggagtctcagtaaaagggtcccgtttttacccttcgggtacggaaccctaataaaaaaggctttttaattaaattttaaatattgtatatatttaaaatttaattaaaaagccTTTTTAGGGGTACCTATTTTAGTGAGATAGGCACGCTTATATAAAGCctatttattgtgttatttagtaccttaaattcataaaataatctTTTAATTCATAGTCATAGTAGACAATTATCTTTGTAACAGAATTTATGGCTATactaggtatataatattatcTTATTAATAGGCATTCTGCCCTCATAAGCCCAATAGCAGAATCTctaaatcaaatttatttgaaaattgaATTTTAAGAGAACTTAAGGTAGACTGTAACCAAGCTAAATTTGCAATGCATCTCtataagctccatacttgacATAGCACTTGGCGTGAAAACTTAACGTCGTCCGACGATATATGTTTTCATTCAATTTTGATTTGAGATACCGCTAATCCGCGTTTAATCTAGCTATTATTTTACTCGTTGGTATATTCGCAATGAACACTAGTATGGGCTTCAATGACCAAAGAtcccgaacaaaataaatattctcaAACTCGATTCGTTTCGCTGCCAGTGAAGTGTTCTTCCAAAAATTAACCTTTTGAGTCGATTATGTCACTGAAGAGTGACAGACGTGAAAATTATTACGGCTTAAAAATTTACCATATCAGTTCACCGGTTATTTGGTCATTCCTGTGGATTGAACCTAACCTAGGTAAGGACTACCTTAACCTCATTTCAGCGTAGAAGGCGTCTCACACGCGCACGGTGTTGGTGTTGCCGGCCAACGCCACGGACTTTAATTAAAACCTGAATCGATTCAGTCACATTAAGACGTTTAACTAAATAAGACGGCTTAAAAATTGCGTTCGACCATAAAAGTCCAACGGTTATTTAGTCATTTGTAAGAATTGAATAGTAACCTAGTAATCCACGCTACGTTGACCTGGCTTCGGCGTAATGTGGCCGTATGAATTGAATAGTAACCTAGGTAAGCCACGGCTACGTTAACCTGACCTCGGCGTAGCAGGCGTCGCACGCGCGCACCGGCTTGGTGTTGCCGGCCAGCGCCACGGACTTGTCGCTGCACGCGCTGCAGAATATGTGGCCGCAGCGTCTGCAGTGGTGCTGGAAATAAAGAATAGTAGGTAATTAGTAAGTTGTTTTTCACACCACATGCTCGACAAAGCCGGATTATATATCACATAAACCTCACCGAAAGCAAGACATTATATCCCTTGGCTTTAGCCAGGTTATAATGTTGTATGGAATTTCATTATAACCCGCCGGTCAATAACGTAATTTTCACTTTTCATAATCCTTATTGCTATGACGTTAAAGTCTAATTTCGTTAAGCAAAATGTGTTGCACCCGCCTGCGGTCTGGTAATTAGCGGTCGTGGCCAACTCGATTTTCGTAAACCGAAGCCGCGGCCTACGAGATTCGCACGATCTTCATTTGTTAAATCAAGTAGGCCACGCCGGCAGAAAGAAGTTGCGAACAAAGCCTGTTTTTTATTGTCTCGCATAAGGTGAGAAAAGTAGAGTATATACCTCGAgaataaaactgtttttgttTTGGGCGCTTGAATCCCTCGCTTCGCTCGGGAATTACCTCATAGCTCCCTCGCTGCGCTCGGGAGTAAAACTGGCAGTCCTTCGTTACGTTCAGGATTTAATGTCGCGCCCGTGACATAAAACAGTACTTTATCCCCTtggtgtacaatctactattttagaCTGATGGGGATCGTATATGAACAGAACACTAAGGGGTAGCAGTAGCACAGAACGTGACAGAACTCCCCTGTTCATTAGCGCGAAGTGTGAATGTCAAGTTATAGTTTTcgatttaggccacaagatgACAGACCCTACAATGCACAGGGGAGCGAGCGTGAACAGGTGGTGGCATTGGCATGTGTATATTGGAGTGTCAAGTTAAAGTTTTCAA
The sequence above is drawn from the Cydia strobilella chromosome 2, ilCydStro3.1, whole genome shotgun sequence genome and encodes:
- the LOC134755428 gene encoding uncharacterized protein LOC134755428 isoform X2, whose product is MEMQPRNHTWVNGKNVLLIDHPVGTGFSYAANDSLLVKTDREMGNRKETAQNELQRHRYRKRMGVSKGKYLGPAGFLVPYGCHRPDHVFTRQGDCEGHEEGAMDINMNNINQVSPYPALDKLAVKVNKYVKPMLSRVVNQSLQWNYHSEKVFTTLYKNFFVPSTKFLEMLLNNTKLKIAVYNGNLDVVTPLAGASNWVHKLEWPGAQELKEAKRQPIRGFRNGFYKQYRQLSFWSVFGAGHWIPEDNPMAMDHILEHMLDVSN
- the LOC134755428 gene encoding retinoid-inducible serine carboxypeptidase-like isoform X1 gives rise to the protein MEMQPRNHTWVNGKNVLLIDHPVGTGFSYAANDSLLVKTDREMAMDLSKVIKAFFKNHKAFRKTPTYLFGQSYGGKLSPRLGYYLHTAIEKKRLKMNFKGIGIGSGWVSPRESTLVQPDFLYLMGVIDQTTYLRAKEIVKDMSMFIDKSEYMKALRLDSILFVMFHREGAMDINMNNINQVSPYPALDKLAVKVNKYVKPMLSRVVNQSLQWNYHSEKVFTTLYKNFFVPSTKFLEMLLNNTKLKIAVYNGNLDVVTPLAGASNWVHKLEWPGAQELKEAKRQPIRGFRNGFYKQYRQLSFWSVFGAGHWIPEDNPMAMDHILEHMLDVSN